In Candidatus Paceibacterota bacterium, one genomic interval encodes:
- a CDS encoding cytochrome c, which yields MMRYFLAILTLCVLATVGVLGFRGSHSRKPPLYIFPDMERQPKLRPQTANAFFDDGMSSRLPVAGTIARGEPIQAGQMQVYPWQDSPVTTGRVTGTTNFVELNPLPVTGDLLGRGQEVFNIHCAACHSKVGDGNAVPKRIGAMAVVANLHDKRIVELTDGELFNTVSHGKGLMQGYAGSMPVRDRWASIAYLRALQLSRLGTVDDVPEAARGALKK from the coding sequence ATGATGCGCTACTTCCTGGCCATTCTTACCTTGTGTGTACTGGCGACCGTGGGTGTCCTCGGCTTCCGGGGCAGCCATTCGCGCAAGCCGCCGCTGTATATCTTCCCGGACATGGAGCGGCAACCCAAGCTGCGGCCGCAGACGGCCAACGCGTTCTTCGACGACGGCATGAGCTCGCGCCTGCCGGTGGCCGGCACGATCGCGCGCGGCGAGCCGATCCAGGCCGGGCAGATGCAGGTTTACCCGTGGCAGGATTCGCCGGTGACGACGGGGCGGGTCACGGGCACGACCAACTTCGTGGAGCTGAACCCGCTGCCGGTCACCGGCGATCTGCTGGGGCGCGGGCAGGAGGTGTTCAACATTCACTGCGCTGCCTGCCACAGCAAGGTGGGCGACGGCAACGCCGTGCCCAAGCGCATCGGCGCCATGGCGGTGGTGGCCAACCTGCACGACAAGCGGATCGTGGAGCTGACCGACGGGGAGCTGTTCAACACGGTCAGCCACGGCAAGGGTTTGATGCAGGGCTACGCGGGCAGCATGCCGGTGCGGGACCGCTGGGCGAGCATCGCGTATCTGCGGGCGCTGCAGTTGAGCCGGCTCGGCACGGTGGACGATGTGCCCGAAGCGGCGCGCGGAGCGCTGAAGAAATAG
- a CDS encoding cbb3-type cytochrome c oxidase subunit I — protein sequence MSLILPESPPASADTGEAVRCGVTPAEIDASCRLPLVWLFLSGALWLVIGSALALVASIKFHAPDFLADPGWLTYGRVRPASVNSMLYGFCLQTGLGVVLWMVARLGQTALVRPGLITVGAGCWNLGVTAGVLGILAGGSTGYENLEMPPYAASLLFLGCLMVGIGGVLTFHRRRERQLYVSQWFILAALFWFPWVYATANLLLAGTGARGMAQAVIAWWYSENLLAVWLGLVGLAAALYFVPKLVNRELHSRYLALLAFWILILFGSWGGIPASAPVPAWMPVASAVTRVLGVIAVIAVLLNVHRTVRGKCSTLRGHPSWWFIGFGTAAFAVAGLAKAATAFRAVSRVTQFTWFTPAWDLLNAYGYFTMVMFGAAYYIVPQLVGREFPPGKLVRVHFWTAGAGILCFVVPLAAGGIVQGLKLQQAVIPFADVTRGTLPFLRASTMGDLLMALGHLLFLANLALLAFRFYRARAVSAWAEATAEIPAAGVRV from the coding sequence ATGAGTCTCATCCTTCCCGAATCGCCGCCTGCTTCCGCCGATACCGGCGAGGCGGTGCGTTGCGGTGTCACGCCTGCTGAGATTGACGCCTCCTGCCGCCTGCCGCTCGTGTGGCTTTTCTTGAGCGGAGCGCTTTGGCTCGTGATCGGCTCGGCGCTCGCGCTGGTGGCCTCGATCAAGTTTCACGCGCCGGATTTCCTGGCGGATCCGGGCTGGCTGACGTACGGGCGCGTGCGACCCGCCAGCGTCAACTCCATGCTTTACGGCTTCTGCCTGCAGACGGGACTGGGTGTCGTGTTGTGGATGGTTGCGCGTCTGGGCCAGACCGCATTGGTCAGGCCAGGTTTGATCACTGTTGGCGCCGGGTGCTGGAACCTGGGCGTGACTGCGGGCGTGCTGGGAATCCTGGCTGGCGGGAGCACGGGATATGAGAACCTGGAGATGCCCCCTTACGCGGCCTCGCTGCTGTTCCTGGGCTGCCTGATGGTGGGCATCGGGGGCGTGCTTACCTTCCACCGGCGGCGGGAACGCCAGCTCTACGTCTCTCAGTGGTTCATCCTGGCGGCGCTATTCTGGTTTCCGTGGGTCTATGCGACCGCGAATCTGCTGCTGGCCGGCACCGGAGCGCGCGGGATGGCGCAGGCGGTGATTGCCTGGTGGTACTCCGAGAACCTGCTGGCGGTATGGCTCGGGCTGGTTGGTTTGGCGGCGGCGCTGTATTTCGTGCCCAAGCTCGTCAATCGGGAGCTGCACAGCCGTTATCTCGCGCTATTGGCGTTTTGGATTCTGATCCTGTTCGGTAGTTGGGGCGGCATTCCCGCCAGCGCGCCGGTGCCGGCGTGGATGCCTGTGGCAAGCGCGGTGACGAGGGTGTTGGGGGTGATCGCGGTCATCGCCGTGCTCCTGAATGTGCACCGGACAGTGCGAGGCAAGTGCTCGACGCTCCGGGGCCACCCATCGTGGTGGTTCATCGGTTTCGGCACCGCCGCGTTCGCCGTCGCGGGTTTGGCGAAGGCGGCGACGGCGTTCCGGGCAGTCAGCCGGGTCACGCAGTTCACCTGGTTCACGCCTGCCTGGGACCTGCTGAACGCTTACGGGTACTTCACGATGGTGATGTTTGGAGCCGCGTATTACATCGTGCCGCAGTTGGTGGGAAGGGAGTTTCCGCCGGGCAAGCTCGTGCGCGTCCACTTTTGGACTGCCGGGGCGGGGATTCTGTGCTTCGTGGTGCCGCTCGCCGCAGGCGGCATCGTGCAAGGGCTCAAGTTGCAGCAGGCGGTTATTCCGTTCGCAGACGTTACGCGAGGGACCCTGCCATTTCTGCGGGCCAGCACCATGGGCGACCTGCTGATGGCGCTGGGTCATTTGCTGTTTCTGGCGAACCTGGCCTTGTTGGCGTTCCGTTTCTATCGAGCCCGCGCGGTGTCGGCCTGGGCCGAGGCGACAGCAGAGATTCCGGCCGCGGGGGTAAGAGTATGA
- a CDS encoding shikimate kinase, whose translation MSGTRSIHNLALIGFMGTGKSCVGRVAAQVLHFTFLDTDHVIEARAGKRISDIFDQDGEPAFREWERRVVEELTRRQRTVIATGGGLPAQEGNLASLKSHALVVCLWASPEGIYERVRGHNHRPLLNEPNPLAKIRELLAAREAFYRQADVLVNTEMRSVREVAQHVVHQFHMAQSAHR comes from the coding sequence ATGTCTGGCACGCGCTCAATTCATAATCTTGCCCTCATCGGCTTCATGGGAACCGGCAAGTCCTGCGTGGGCCGGGTGGCGGCGCAGGTGCTGCACTTCACGTTCCTGGATACCGACCACGTCATCGAGGCGCGGGCCGGAAAACGAATCAGCGACATCTTCGACCAGGACGGCGAGCCGGCTTTTCGAGAGTGGGAACGGCGGGTGGTGGAGGAGTTGACGCGACGGCAGCGAACGGTGATTGCCACGGGGGGAGGGCTGCCGGCGCAGGAGGGCAACCTCGCGAGCCTCAAGTCGCACGCGCTGGTGGTCTGCTTGTGGGCGTCGCCGGAAGGGATCTATGAGCGGGTGCGGGGACACAACCACCGGCCGCTGCTGAACGAGCCGAACCCGCTGGCGAAGATTCGCGAACTGCTCGCGGCGCGGGAAGCGTTCTACCGCCAGGCGGATGTGCTGGTGAACACGGAAATGCGGTCGGTGCGCGAGGTTGCCCAGCACGTGGTGCACCAGTTCCACATGGCGCAGTCAGCGCACCGATGA
- a CDS encoding cytochrome c — MAVPVWLLVLLSVLLYWGMVYFDQHSGWFNPQVYAPYRSLEELVLYQPPSGGIDVMRGKALYEGLCGLCHGNDGKGKPGQAPPFAGAEWAVGNPNRVIRIPLAGLTGPIQVNGQEWNLSMPAMGAALPDDDLAAVLTYIRQSWGNKASVITPDQVKAVRAEIGNRTQPWTAEQLNAIQ; from the coding sequence GTGGCCGTTCCTGTCTGGCTGCTCGTCTTGCTGTCCGTGCTGCTCTACTGGGGCATGGTGTATTTCGACCAGCACAGCGGCTGGTTCAACCCGCAGGTTTATGCGCCCTACCGGTCGCTTGAGGAGCTGGTCCTTTATCAGCCTCCGAGCGGCGGCATAGATGTCATGCGGGGGAAAGCACTCTATGAGGGTCTCTGCGGACTGTGCCATGGCAACGACGGCAAGGGCAAACCGGGCCAGGCACCGCCGTTCGCGGGCGCGGAATGGGCTGTGGGCAACCCGAACCGCGTGATCCGCATCCCTTTGGCTGGATTGACCGGACCGATCCAGGTCAACGGGCAGGAATGGAACCTCTCCATGCCCGCGATGGGCGCCGCGCTGCCGGATGACGACCTGGCCGCCGTTCTCACTTACATCCGCCAGAGCTGGGGGAACAAAGCGTCGGTCATTACCCCCGACCAGGTGAAAGCCGTGCGGGCAGAGATCGGCAACCGGACGCAGCCCTGGACGGCGGAGCAACTCAACGCGATTCAATAG
- the queG gene encoding tRNA epoxyqueuosine(34) reductase QueG, with product MKTALRERARELGFDDCRVTTAAAPESAARFRQWLTEGRQGEMGWLARNVERRVDPQQVLPGARSIIALAASYSLAGQGARSERQVPTATRTFSAGPSDTHHAPRTTPLSVPPAGIIARYARYADYHEVLGERLRQLAQFVDGLGEAGTRSLWYVDTGPVLERDLAQRAGLGFIGKHTNLISRRSGNWILLAEILTTLGIEPDAPEKNRCGACARCITACPTAAITAPFQLDARRCISYLTIELKGGIPLELRPAMSDRIFGCDDCLAVCPWNRFAQEARLMKAHARPDLAQPDLLELLALDEAGFKQRFAGTPIVRARRRGLLRNVCVALGNVGGEGALPALRIAARDPEPLVSEHARWAIEQIEARRRARY from the coding sequence ATGAAGACGGCTCTGCGGGAGCGGGCGCGTGAATTGGGATTCGATGACTGCCGGGTGACGACCGCCGCCGCGCCGGAATCCGCGGCGCGGTTCCGCCAATGGCTGACGGAAGGGCGCCAGGGCGAGATGGGCTGGCTCGCGCGAAATGTGGAGAGGCGGGTTGATCCACAGCAAGTGCTGCCTGGCGCGCGGAGCATCATCGCGCTGGCGGCCAGCTACTCGCTGGCGGGGCAAGGGGCGAGGAGCGAGCGTCAGGTTCCCACGGCCACCCGAACCTTCAGCGCAGGACCGTCCGACACGCACCACGCACCACGCACCACGCCACTCTCCGTGCCTCCCGCCGGCATTATCGCCCGCTACGCTCGCTACGCGGACTACCATGAAGTTCTGGGCGAGCGACTACGGCAGCTCGCGCAGTTTGTGGACGGCCTGGGCGAGGCGGGCACGCGCTCACTTTGGTATGTGGATACCGGGCCCGTGCTCGAACGCGACCTGGCCCAGCGCGCCGGGCTGGGATTCATCGGCAAGCATACCAACCTCATCAGCCGCCGGTCCGGCAATTGGATACTCCTCGCGGAAATCCTCACCACGCTCGGCATCGAACCCGATGCGCCGGAGAAGAACCGCTGCGGCGCTTGCGCGCGCTGCATCACTGCTTGCCCGACGGCGGCGATTACGGCCCCGTTCCAGCTCGATGCGCGGCGCTGCATCTCTTATCTCACCATCGAACTCAAGGGAGGCATTCCCCTGGAACTGCGTCCGGCCATGAGCGACCGCATCTTTGGGTGCGACGATTGCCTGGCGGTGTGTCCGTGGAACCGCTTCGCCCAGGAAGCGCGGCTGATGAAGGCGCACGCGCGCCCGGACCTGGCACAGCCGGACTTGTTGGAGCTGTTGGCCTTGGACGAGGCCGGCTTCAAACAACGCTTCGCGGGTACGCCGATCGTGCGCGCCCGGCGCCGAGGCCTGCTGCGCAACGTGTGCGTGGCCTTGGGCAATGTCGGCGGGGAGGGCGCGTTGCCGGCTTTGCGGATAGCGGCGCGTGACCCAGAGCCCCTGGTATCGGAGCACGCCCGGTGGGCCATCGAGCAGATCGAGGCGAGGCGCCGCGCCCGCTATTGA
- a CDS encoding cbb3-type cytochrome c oxidase subunit II — MNRGPVIFLAAFFALASSWCGFILAPQLQIGRLQQTNTLGAAVAYPVARPGAAQQGLQVYRANGCAYCHSQQAGQTGTVLDVALAEAGTNQAATMAALLNLAGTTPALTALPGLESGRADPTGGARLQDLPKAVLRSTTRGAANAAVKTLNSTGAKAQLWVVPVGPDITRGWGRRRSVAEDFLFDSPVMPGSQRVGPDLANVGARLPDSNWHLRHLYAPQLEVSGSTMPPYRFLFEQRRVRVEPSPEALVLPAELAPPPGYEVVPKPAAKALVAYLSSLRADAALFGAPLTQLGAAGAPNATNTPPAPGATPTNAVTRNVSL, encoded by the coding sequence ATGAACCGCGGCCCGGTAATTTTCCTCGCGGCCTTTTTTGCGCTGGCCAGCTCGTGGTGTGGCTTCATCCTGGCGCCGCAGTTGCAGATCGGCCGCTTGCAGCAGACCAACACGCTCGGCGCGGCGGTGGCGTATCCGGTGGCCCGGCCCGGCGCGGCGCAGCAGGGGCTACAGGTGTATCGCGCCAACGGTTGCGCCTATTGTCACAGCCAGCAGGCGGGCCAGACCGGCACCGTCCTGGATGTTGCGCTGGCCGAGGCTGGAACCAACCAGGCTGCCACCATGGCGGCGCTGCTGAACCTGGCCGGCACGACGCCCGCCCTGACCGCGTTGCCGGGGTTGGAGTCCGGCCGCGCAGACCCGACCGGCGGCGCGCGGCTGCAAGATCTCCCGAAGGCGGTTCTGCGGAGCACCACCCGGGGGGCCGCCAATGCCGCGGTTAAGACGTTGAATTCCACCGGAGCCAAAGCCCAGCTTTGGGTTGTGCCGGTGGGACCCGACATCACGCGCGGCTGGGGCCGGCGGCGCTCGGTGGCAGAGGATTTTCTCTTTGACTCACCAGTCATGCCCGGTTCGCAGCGCGTCGGTCCGGACCTTGCCAATGTTGGCGCGCGCCTGCCGGATTCCAACTGGCACTTGCGCCACCTGTATGCCCCGCAGCTCGAAGTCTCAGGATCAACCATGCCGCCATACCGATTCCTGTTCGAACAACGCAGGGTGAGGGTTGAGCCCTCGCCGGAGGCGCTGGTTCTTCCGGCTGAACTGGCGCCGCCGCCCGGCTACGAGGTGGTCCCCAAGCCGGCCGCGAAGGCGCTCGTGGCCTACCTGTCCAGCCTGCGCGCGGACGCCGCGCTCTTTGGCGCACCGCTGACACAGTTGGGCGCGGCCGGAGCGCCGAACGCAACGAACACACCCCCCGCACCGGGCGCAACTCCCACCAACGCGGTGACCAGAAATGTCTCCTTGTGA
- a CDS encoding TAT-variant-translocated molybdopterin oxidoreductase, whose product MNAIPPPSPAPKTGPRYWRSLEELAETPEFRQWVENEFPAGATEFADPVTRRHFMKIMSASFLLAGFGLTGCRRPESNILPFSKQPEGYVHGVPQYYATAMPTRGGAMPLVVKSHEGRPTKVEGNALHPDSNGSTDRFAQASVLDLYDPDRAMQYKQGGKVVPPAAALDFLTGLSRQLGAKGGAGLCCLMERSSSPSRARLQKLVAERLPKAKWFIHEPVDFDIHREGTTLAFGKPVKPYYRLEQAKRIVSLDCDFLGAEEDLHRLIRDFAKGRRVESPDKAQGEDLMSRLYVVESLLTLTGASADHRLRVPPSLVFPIAAALAAALATEGVPQGGKELTAALGAAGVDPKWITECAKDLQAHKGNCVVLAGQRQPLAMHALAHAMNAALGNVGKTVVLHEAPAPTEGNIAELAQALDAGQVETLVVLGGNPVYNAPADLDWAATQRKAKLVVRLGYHEDETQAVSDWGIPRLHYLESWGDARTSDGTLVPIQPLIAPLFGGLTEVELLARLGGLEPASGYEIVRETFRGLTGGGEEEWKRFLHNGFQEGSAAKAVDVVLSSEAVNSALQAVKPPGELKDLEVVFHSHYCVDDGRYNNNGWMQELPEPITKVTWENLVLLSPRTFENLGLVSRVVSGGATKVSLVKVALGGREVVGPAWIQPGMADDVVGLALGYGRPRSGRVGSGAGYDAYRLRASAAPHSAPGATVAATGKLHPVATVQTHWAMEGRPVVREANLAQYLAHPEFAREMGPAHPPSTQPLYPNPFDEAKKRGLHQWGMAIDLNGCVGCSACVVACQSENNIPIVGKDQVSRSREMHWLRIDRYYAGPVEAPQVAWQALMCQHCEAAPCENVCPVNATSHDEEGLNVMTYNRCVGTRYCSNNCPYKVRRFNFFDYNKRPLERLKGPFYSTPMLSRTEGQWDLLRWFRDQEASPRPAEEWELLKLAKNPDVTVRMRGVMEKCTFCVQRIQQAQIAQKVKARDSGNVEVPEGTFKTACQQACPAEAIVFGNLKDENSRVSQLKRQERDYALLEFLGTKPRTTYLARVRNPNPAMPDYRPHPASWEEYAQHRGSHGQHEAKHGQPAGAQAKEAQHGH is encoded by the coding sequence ATGAACGCGATTCCTCCTCCAAGTCCTGCGCCGAAAACCGGGCCGCGCTACTGGCGCAGCCTCGAGGAGCTGGCGGAAACGCCGGAGTTCCGGCAATGGGTGGAGAACGAGTTCCCGGCGGGGGCCACGGAGTTCGCAGACCCGGTCACACGGCGGCATTTCATGAAGATCATGTCCGCGTCGTTCCTGCTGGCGGGGTTCGGGCTGACGGGCTGCCGCCGGCCGGAGTCGAACATCCTGCCGTTCAGCAAGCAGCCGGAGGGGTATGTGCACGGGGTGCCGCAGTACTACGCGACGGCGATGCCGACGCGCGGCGGGGCGATGCCGCTGGTGGTGAAGTCGCACGAGGGCCGGCCGACGAAGGTGGAGGGCAACGCGCTGCACCCGGACAGCAACGGGTCAACGGACCGGTTCGCGCAGGCGTCGGTGCTGGACCTGTATGACCCGGACCGGGCGATGCAGTACAAGCAGGGGGGCAAGGTGGTGCCGCCGGCGGCGGCGCTGGATTTCCTGACCGGGTTGTCGCGGCAATTGGGGGCGAAGGGCGGGGCGGGGCTGTGTTGCCTGATGGAGCGGAGCAGTTCACCGTCGCGGGCGCGCTTGCAGAAGCTGGTGGCGGAGCGGCTGCCGAAGGCAAAGTGGTTCATTCACGAGCCGGTGGACTTTGACATTCACCGGGAAGGGACGACGCTGGCGTTCGGCAAGCCGGTGAAGCCGTATTACCGGCTGGAGCAGGCCAAGCGGATTGTGTCCCTGGACTGCGATTTCCTGGGGGCGGAGGAAGACCTGCACCGGCTGATCCGCGACTTCGCCAAGGGGCGGCGGGTCGAGTCGCCGGACAAGGCGCAGGGCGAGGACCTGATGAGCCGGCTTTACGTGGTGGAGAGCCTGCTGACGCTGACGGGCGCGAGCGCGGACCATCGGCTGCGGGTGCCGCCGAGTTTGGTGTTTCCAATCGCGGCAGCCCTGGCGGCAGCCTTGGCGACGGAGGGCGTTCCGCAGGGCGGCAAAGAATTGACGGCAGCGCTGGGGGCTGCCGGGGTGGATCCGAAGTGGATTACCGAGTGCGCGAAGGATCTGCAGGCCCACAAGGGCAACTGCGTCGTGCTGGCAGGCCAGCGGCAGCCGCTGGCGATGCACGCGCTGGCGCATGCGATGAACGCGGCGCTGGGCAACGTGGGCAAGACGGTGGTGCTGCACGAGGCGCCGGCGCCGACGGAGGGGAACATCGCGGAGTTGGCGCAGGCCTTGGACGCAGGCCAGGTCGAGACGCTGGTGGTCCTGGGGGGCAACCCGGTGTATAACGCGCCCGCCGACCTGGATTGGGCGGCAACGCAGCGCAAGGCCAAGCTGGTGGTGCGGCTGGGTTATCACGAGGATGAGACGCAGGCGGTGAGCGACTGGGGCATTCCGCGGCTGCATTACTTGGAGTCATGGGGCGATGCGCGAACGAGCGACGGCACGCTGGTGCCAATCCAGCCCTTGATCGCGCCGTTGTTCGGCGGCCTGACGGAGGTGGAACTGCTGGCGCGGCTGGGAGGACTGGAACCGGCCAGTGGCTACGAGATCGTGCGTGAGACGTTCCGCGGGCTGACGGGTGGGGGCGAAGAGGAGTGGAAGCGGTTCCTGCACAATGGATTCCAGGAGGGATCGGCCGCCAAGGCGGTGGACGTGGTGCTGTCTTCGGAGGCGGTCAATAGCGCATTGCAGGCGGTGAAGCCGCCGGGTGAGCTTAAAGACCTGGAGGTGGTGTTCCACAGCCATTATTGCGTGGACGACGGCCGCTACAACAACAACGGGTGGATGCAGGAGCTGCCCGAACCCATTACCAAGGTGACGTGGGAGAACCTGGTGCTCCTGAGCCCGCGGACATTCGAGAACCTGGGACTCGTGAGCCGGGTAGTTTCGGGCGGCGCGACCAAGGTGTCGCTGGTGAAGGTGGCGCTGGGCGGACGCGAGGTGGTCGGGCCGGCGTGGATCCAGCCCGGGATGGCGGACGACGTCGTCGGGCTCGCGCTGGGTTATGGTCGGCCGCGGAGCGGGCGGGTGGGGTCGGGCGCGGGTTATGACGCGTATCGGCTGCGCGCGAGTGCCGCGCCGCATTCGGCGCCGGGCGCAACAGTAGCCGCGACCGGGAAGCTGCATCCGGTCGCCACCGTGCAGACGCATTGGGCGATGGAGGGCCGGCCGGTGGTGCGGGAGGCGAACCTGGCGCAGTATTTGGCACACCCGGAATTCGCGCGGGAGATGGGGCCGGCGCATCCGCCGAGCACGCAGCCGCTTTATCCCAATCCGTTCGACGAGGCGAAGAAGCGGGGGCTGCACCAGTGGGGGATGGCGATTGACCTGAACGGCTGCGTGGGCTGCTCGGCGTGCGTGGTGGCGTGCCAGAGCGAGAACAACATCCCAATCGTGGGCAAAGACCAGGTGAGCCGGAGCCGGGAGATGCACTGGCTGCGGATTGACCGGTATTACGCGGGGCCAGTGGAGGCGCCGCAGGTGGCGTGGCAGGCGCTGATGTGCCAGCATTGCGAGGCGGCGCCGTGCGAGAACGTGTGCCCGGTGAACGCGACGTCGCATGACGAGGAGGGGCTGAACGTGATGACGTACAACCGGTGCGTCGGGACGCGCTACTGCTCGAACAACTGCCCCTACAAGGTGCGGCGGTTCAATTTCTTCGACTACAACAAGCGGCCGCTGGAGCGGCTCAAGGGGCCGTTTTACTCGACGCCGATGCTCTCCCGCACAGAGGGCCAGTGGGACCTGCTGCGCTGGTTCAGAGACCAGGAAGCGAGCCCGCGGCCGGCCGAGGAGTGGGAGCTGCTGAAGCTGGCGAAGAACCCGGATGTGACGGTGCGAATGCGGGGCGTGATGGAGAAGTGCACGTTTTGCGTGCAGCGCATCCAGCAGGCGCAGATCGCGCAGAAGGTCAAGGCGCGGGACAGCGGGAACGTGGAGGTGCCCGAGGGGACATTCAAGACCGCCTGCCAGCAGGCGTGCCCGGCGGAGGCAATTGTGTTCGGGAACCTCAAGGACGAGAACAGCCGGGTGTCGCAGCTCAAACGCCAGGAGAGAGATTACGCGCTGCTGGAGTTTCTGGGGACCAAGCCGCGGACGACGTATCTCGCGCGGGTGCGGAATCCGAACCCGGCGATGCCGGATTACCGGCCGCACCCGGCCAGTTGGGAGGAGTACGCGCAGCACCGCGGCAGCCACGGGCAGCACGAGGCAAAGCACGGCCAGCCGGCTGGGGCGCAGGCAAAGGAGGCGCAGCATGGGCACTAG
- a CDS encoding DUF3341 domain-containing protein, with protein sequence MSTTSKPYGLIAEYTTAADILHAAQRVRDAGYTRWDVFTPFPVHGMDGAMGIRNSRVGWFSFLGGATGYSSGMLMVWYMNAYDYPILIGGKPMFSPIYPFIPCFELTILLGAFGAVLGMLFLNRLPRLHHPLLKHRRFAQVTHDKFFLVIETDDPRYSEPTARQLLEQAGSRHIELVEE encoded by the coding sequence ATGAGCACAACATCCAAACCCTACGGGCTGATCGCCGAGTACACCACCGCGGCGGACATTTTGCACGCGGCGCAGCGGGTGCGGGACGCCGGCTACACGCGGTGGGATGTGTTCACGCCCTTCCCGGTGCACGGCATGGACGGGGCGATGGGCATCCGGAACTCGCGGGTGGGCTGGTTTTCGTTCCTGGGCGGCGCCACCGGCTACAGCAGCGGGATGCTGATGGTGTGGTACATGAACGCGTATGACTACCCAATCCTCATCGGCGGCAAGCCGATGTTTAGCCCCATCTACCCATTCATCCCCTGCTTCGAGCTGACCATTCTGCTGGGGGCGTTCGGGGCGGTGCTGGGGATGCTGTTCCTGAACCGGCTGCCGCGCCTGCACCATCCGCTGCTCAAGCACCGGCGGTTCGCGCAGGTGACGCACGACAAGTTCTTCCTCGTGATCGAGACGGACGACCCCAGGTACTCGGAACCGACCGCCCGCCAACTGCTGGAGCAGGCCGGCAGCCGGCACATCGAGCTGGTGGAGGAATGA
- the nrfD gene encoding polysulfide reductase NrfD has translation MSEAGIRSAIQVAPPPAELERIPLVANQRSPGWITDKVAGIIEGKTPAWWWWAFIPSVTLLLLMVAMLAYLISTGVGVWGLNHPVMWGWAIINFVWWIGIGHAGTLISAILFLLRQRWRTSINRAAEAMTIFAVMCAGIFPLIHIGRVWYGWWLFPIPNSNGIWPQFRSPLMWDVFAVSTYFTVSLLFWYVGLIPDLAILRDRARTKARQFCYGLFALGWTGSNRHWSNYEKAYLILAGLATPLVLSVHSTVSMDFSVSQLPGWHTTIFPPYFVAGAIYSGFGMVLTLMVPLRSMLKLEEVVTMRHIDLMCKVTLATGSIVGYAYFMEYFIAWYSGNPYERFTFWQRLFGQYWYGGWAMLMFNALVPQLFWFKKVRHNLLAVFIISILANIGMWFERFVIVVGSLYRDFVPGNWGYYKPTWVDVCTYLGTFGLFFTMFLLFIRFLPLIATTEVKGVTPQADPHHPLGGASRKEVLLREA, from the coding sequence ATGAGCGAGGCTGGGATCAGATCGGCGATTCAGGTCGCGCCGCCGCCCGCGGAGCTGGAGCGGATCCCGCTGGTGGCCAACCAGCGGTCGCCGGGCTGGATCACGGACAAGGTGGCCGGGATTATCGAGGGCAAGACGCCGGCGTGGTGGTGGTGGGCGTTCATTCCCAGCGTGACCTTGCTGCTGCTGATGGTGGCGATGCTGGCCTACTTGATCTCGACGGGCGTGGGCGTTTGGGGGCTGAACCACCCGGTGATGTGGGGCTGGGCCATCATCAATTTCGTCTGGTGGATCGGGATCGGGCACGCGGGCACGTTGATCTCGGCGATCCTGTTCCTGTTGCGGCAGCGGTGGCGCACCTCGATCAACCGGGCGGCGGAGGCCATGACCATCTTCGCGGTGATGTGCGCGGGCATATTCCCCTTGATCCACATCGGGCGGGTGTGGTACGGCTGGTGGCTGTTCCCGATTCCCAACTCGAACGGCATCTGGCCGCAGTTCCGGTCGCCGCTGATGTGGGACGTGTTTGCGGTTTCGACCTATTTCACGGTGTCGCTGCTCTTCTGGTATGTGGGGCTGATCCCCGACCTGGCAATCCTGCGAGACCGGGCGCGGACGAAGGCGCGGCAGTTCTGCTACGGCCTGTTCGCGCTGGGGTGGACGGGGTCAAACCGGCACTGGAGCAACTACGAGAAGGCGTACCTGATCCTGGCCGGGCTGGCGACACCGCTGGTGCTGTCGGTGCACAGCACGGTGTCCATGGACTTTTCGGTGTCGCAGCTTCCCGGGTGGCACACGACGATCTTCCCGCCGTATTTCGTGGCGGGGGCGATCTACTCGGGGTTCGGCATGGTGCTGACGCTGATGGTGCCGCTGCGCTCGATGCTCAAGCTGGAAGAGGTCGTGACCATGCGGCACATAGATTTGATGTGCAAGGTGACTCTGGCGACGGGCTCGATTGTCGGCTACGCCTACTTCATGGAGTATTTCATCGCGTGGTACAGCGGCAACCCGTATGAGCGGTTCACGTTCTGGCAACGGCTGTTCGGGCAATACTGGTACGGGGGCTGGGCGATGCTGATGTTCAACGCGCTGGTGCCGCAGTTGTTCTGGTTCAAGAAGGTCCGGCACAACCTGCTGGCGGTGTTCATCATCTCGATCCTGGCGAACATCGGCATGTGGTTTGAGCGGTTTGTGATCGTGGTGGGCTCGCTCTACCGGGATTTCGTGCCGGGCAACTGGGGTTACTACAAGCCGACCTGGGTGGATGTGTGCACCTACCTGGGGACGTTCGGGCTGTTCTTCACGATGTTCCTGCTGTTTATACGGTTCCTGCCGCTGATCGCCACGACGGAGGTCAAGGGCGTCACGCCGCAGGCCGACCCGCACCATCCGCTGGGCGGGGCCAGCCGGAAGGAGGTGCTGCTGCGCGAAGCGTAA